A region of the Desulfobacter postgatei 2ac9 genome:
TTTCCACCCTTCTTTTGTTATTCTGTCCCCTCGTCCCAGAATATGAAAAGATTGGGAAACAAGCGTTCTCATCTCCTTATCGGTATAATCCAGGTTAAGCGGCCCGGTGTAGTTCCGTTTTAATGCTGTCAATACCCAGGTAATGGTGTTTTCCTGCAACAGGGTAATTCCCTGCTGGATCATGCCGTGATCAATACACCACTGAACACCTAAAAAGCCGTTTTTAACATCGTCCTTTTTAAAGCCTGCCAGTTTTCTGCTGATTTTGTCCAGAATATTTCTTAGTGGGGCATTCTGTTTAAACAGTTTAATGTTGTTTATTTGCTCTTTTAAATTTTGGATGCTTGTGCCTTCAATTATTTCTTTTCCTCTAACAGTTTGGAAACCGGCTGGAATTTCCTTCAGTTGATTGTTAAACTGCTTGAGTGCTGCGGCTTTAGGGTCCTGCCCTTTTGTTTCTTTTAACGTGGTTTTAATCTCTTCTGAAATTACCTGTTCAATTTTTCCCGTAATGCCGTAGTTGATAAAATTGTCGGCACCCATGACCCAGTCCTGTAAAATATGAAATGAAGTCAGATCCAGAACCGGTGCATTTCTTTTTTCCATTGGTATTTTGTCTATTTCGTGACTTGGCCCCAGCTTTTCAAAAGCCCCGTAATAAATGCCACCAACACTGATATTTTTGGTGACTTTCAGATAGTTGACCAGAACCAGGCCAAGCATGGGCAGGGAGCGAAACCCGTGGGTAATATCAAGATAGATTTCATCACCCTCATTTATTTTCTCAATGATCAAATCAAACAGTTCCCATACCTCAGATTCATTGTAGCCCATGGGGATATCTTTTATGGGTTCTATGGAAAGGGAAAGCCCTAATTGCGACAGGGAATAATCAAGGCCGTGTGGGAGCTTCTCTTCTATTTTGTTCTCTTGCCAGTTGCAATCCTCAGCCTCGGGCGTCAGGAAAATTAAGGCCCGGTCATCTTTTCCCCAGGAAGAACAATGCCTTTTAAGCAACGCTTCCTGAACGAAGCGTACGTCCTTAACGACATCTGATTCATCATCGTTGAAATAATAATTGCAGTATTTATAATTGTTCCTTCCAAGAAAACTGATAAATATTTTTCCCATGCCTGGTACCTCATTTTTATTTATTAAAAATTTTTGCCGTCATTTCTGCATTTTTTCAATTCTCTCGTCAAGGGCCATGAGAAGAAGCTCTTTTTCCTCCTCGTCCAGCCTTAGTTCCTCAATTGCTGGACGGAAATCCCGCAGAGGCGGATAGGTCTGATCATAATTCTCGATAAAATCATTCAACTGCTCGGCGTCTTTACCCACAAAAAAATCTTTCGCATTTGGA
Encoded here:
- the csx2 gene encoding TIGR02221 family CRISPR-associated protein, giving the protein MGKIFISFLGRNNYKYCNYYFNDDESDVVKDVRFVQEALLKRHCSSWGKDDRALIFLTPEAEDCNWQENKIEEKLPHGLDYSLSQLGLSLSIEPIKDIPMGYNESEVWELFDLIIEKINEGDEIYLDITHGFRSLPMLGLVLVNYLKVTKNISVGGIYYGAFEKLGPSHEIDKIPMEKRNAPVLDLTSFHILQDWVMGADNFINYGITGKIEQVISEEIKTTLKETKGQDPKAAALKQFNNQLKEIPAGFQTVRGKEIIEGTSIQNLKEQINNIKLFKQNAPLRNILDKISRKLAGFKKDDVKNGFLGVQWCIDHGMIQQGITLLQENTITWVLTALKRNYTGPLNLDYTDKEMRTLVSQSFHILGRGDRITKEGWKDPSKSYPDDATYIQNFIKTTGLLSAYASLSEYRNDINHGGVTNTPSKGHKFKQVLEKSYLELMKKITTYESVRQERTQQHG